TTATTCTGTAACTTTTTGACATCTATTATGTACTACTTATTTGCTGTTGAAAACTCTACTATGCCCACTCACCCCCAATTTACAGCCGTATTTCCGTTACAAACTTTGGCAGCGACCTTTTCCCACAATTCTACCGGCCTCGTCGAAATCCCACAGAACAGTCCCAAAGGTGTGATAGCTCCTCTAGCACTATCCTACACAAACAGCTCGTTTGTTTCCTCAAGGTTCCGCCCCGCCGTTTCTGGCAGGAACAGCAATGTCCACAAGAGGCCCAAGAACGTCAAGACCGAAAAGAACCAAAAAGTCCCTTTCGGTTGAAGTGCATCTTCAAGTAACATAGACGGGACAGCCTATTTGATCAATATTTTGAACAGCACATGGCATGGTGGGGATGCGTACCTTGGACAAACCATACCGGTTGGCATAGTGAAAACACATCAAAAGACTGGTCCCGATGGCTCGAACTCGGAGTGGAAACACCTCGGCATTAATCAGGTATTGGATTGCGTTAAACCCCATGGCCCAGCCCACGCCTGTGAAATAAATGAAGACGATTGCTCCAATGGCTGCTCgcttcatggaagctgaCTCTGCATCGGCGGAGAATGACTCCATGGTGAGATAGATGGCGACGTACAGCATGGAAACTTGCTGGATCAGAATGCCGGAGACTAAGGATCGCTTGCGTCCGATGTGGTCAATCAAAAAGATGGCGCAAAGGAGAGAGGCAACCAACTTGACGGCTCCCAGTATTGCGGTCGTGAATAGTTTTTCAGACTGGCCCGTCAAGCCAAGCAGGGCGAATAGCCCAGGAGCATATGCTGCTGTTTGTTAATACCAGTATCGTGCGATAATGGGGGATAGACGCACTGGTAATCGAATTTGCTCCGGACCATTGGCTCACAAGCTGCTCTGATATGACAAAAAGCAGTCGCTTTTGGTTAGCTGCCACGAGAAACAATTCCCGCAGGGCACTGAGCCAGGATAGACCATTCGATTGCTCCTGTTCAATATGCAGCTGACGTTGGATAGTATCCATTTCCGACGAAATCAACTCGTGTTCGCCAGGTAGACCCCATAGTTTTTCCAGCGATGTTCTCGCTTTTTCGTCATGCCCGACCTTACACAGATACCGAGGGCTTTCTTCGCATAGATGGGAGAGCAGGAGTAGAGCCCCGGCAACAATGATTTGTATGCTCTGCGGTATGATCCACTGTTTTGCACTGCTGTTGGAGATATGCAACGAAGCGCCCCACGCCGAGAAGTACTATATCTGTTAGTAAACAGAAGTTAAACCCTTGGAACCTGACTTACCCCTATCATTATCCCGATGTACTCTGACATACCAAACAAACAGACCAAGAATCCCCTCACATTGCGAGGAGCAATCTCCGCTAAATATGTAGGAGCAACGATACCAGCCTGCCCAATACCAAGTCCCATGACAAACCGTCCACCATATATCCGACATAGCCTTCCACCCGCAGTGATCATGATGATTACACCCGCTAGCCACAGGGCACATAGTTGGCGCATGGACCAAAGCATTCCAATTCTTTCGCAGAGGACAAAGGCAATCAAGGCACCAGGAATACTGCCGATGTGGACCATGGACGTGATATTTGAGACTCGATCCGCTTGCTCGGAGGCACCGAGAGAACTCGTTCGAAGGTCGAATTCATTGATGAAGGATGGCTCGGCGACAGTCATTGCGATGAGACCCTCGTCAAGTCCTGCTTCTTAGCATACTGTAACAACTCTCTAGGAATACGGCAACTTACCTCTTGACATCCCGGAGAGCCCAAAGCATAGCGCTGCACAGAGCAATTGAAAGCTAACTTTCCCGACTAGGGGGTGAGTGTTCCGTTGTCCCTCTATTCTCGTCATGAGGACTTCGAGCAATGCAAACAGGCTTAACCATGACTGTACGGCAGTGGTTGAACGAAAATGGTCCTGGAAAGGATGCTCTTCCAAAATGAATTGACTATTGTTGCCATATTGGCAGACTGCGCTCCCTTATAAATACACAACTCGCTTGGATCCACTGACCGGTCTATGTGGAGCTAAATGCCGGTGACCCACTCAGCCCTATAAGGCTGAACTATTCCTGGCTTCCGGGGCAGATACAAATTTTGTAGCCTAAGGTGGAACGGCCTATCTGAAGAAAATTCTTCAGATAGGCCGTTGACAGTGCATAATTACTCACAAAAACTCTGTGGTAGCTTTATTCATATGCAAATCTCTTCTATTTGCAGTAAAACCTGGGAATTCATCAGCCGAAATCCGCGGAGATAACACACCGGAACCACCTTTTCGATATATCGAACGCCAACAACAATACCATCCTCGTCCTTCACATCGTAGCCGAAAGTATTGCTTTCCCCATTGTCGAGGCAGGTTAAACAAGCCACTGTCAAATCAGTGTATCTGTCACCCATCGAGCTGGGAAGGCGGTGTTCGGCCATAGCCACCAGTTTTTTCTTGATGGCAAATGCACCTCGACGCGGGTCCTTATCGGAAATAGCGGCCGTTATGTCAAGTTCGGAACATGGAATGGCAGTATCACCATCGTACTGTACGAAGGACCACCACAGTGCAAGCTCCAGTAAGCACACCCCGAGACTGTAAATATCATGCTGCATGTTATAATAATCTTCGGGCCAGAGGCCTTGTCGCGTCGGATGCCGATAAAAGTTCTTTTGCCACACCAAATCACCTGACTTCTCTGTTGCTGCCCCGGATGGTCGGATCCTCTCAAAGCCACTGAGGAACGATGGACCGAGGCGGTTCGATCCGTCTGCGAACACCAGAATGGTCTCCGGGCGGATGTTCTTGTGGACAAACCCTGATGTATGAACGAACATGACTGAGCGAGCCAACTGCTTGGCTAGCTGGATACGATGGCTGAGAGAACACCGAGGAGCTTCTGCCAAGATACTCCGGAGCGTTCTTGGTGATGATAGCCCCTTTGGTACTTCGAGGATGAACTGGAATTGACTTTTATTATTTTCGTCAGGTAGTTCGATCACGCCCTCGCATTTCAAGAGACCAAATGTCATCGGTTCCACGTTCAACAAAAGCCTTGCCACGTCGCGAACATATGTCTTGGCTGTCATTGCTTCAGTGAGAGGACCATAGTCTGTACGGTCCAGTAACACCGTACGTGCAACATTACCGTAACTCGCGATGGTAGTGTTAGTCCCGGGGATTTCGTGTGCGGATCCTACTATATGGGACGTGTTCATGAATACTGAGCCAGCATGGGAGCTCCCAATTGACGAGACCTCCTTAATCGCCTCCCTTATCCGTTTGAGTCGGATTGTGGAAGAATTGTTACCTGGAAGGCCATCTCTGAGTTGCTTGTCGATGACAGGGCTAGCGATGCGTGTAATCAGGTACCACGATGGATCGAATCGTCTTTGCCAATCTTCTAAATCCGCAACGGCTTCCTTGAGATGTCTCTTGATATATATTGCCTTGACTTTCCGAAGTGAACTGGCATCCGGTGCGGCCAACTCCTTGACGTGCTGGATAGTCTGAACAGCGGCCAAAGTCTTTCTTTCAAGTCTTTGTAAGGCGTCGAAGTAATGTGACTGAAGGGTTTTATGGAGTGTGTTCCAAAGGACTCTAAGAGAATCGAGCTGGACTTCAGTCTTCACCCATAACCCTTCCACCACGAGTACAATCTCGTCTATTTCCTCCTCGAATCTTCGATATTCTCGGCATATCTTGATGAGCTCGGTCCCATATCTGCTACAGAGTCAGCCAGCTGAGCAATGCAATGCTTGGGGATCGTATGGTCTGCTCACTTAATGCACAGATCCAAAGCACTGAAGACCGCAAGTCCGAAGCTTGCAGGATCCATAGTGATGGCTGATGCGAGGAATAATAAGAACACAATCTTTACGTTAAGTTTAAGCAAGAACGAATTACCAGAGTGAATTTAAGAGTCACAATGTCTGTTGCATTGTTGGCGCGGTCAGACGAGGCTGAGATTTGCCATGCAGTCACCTGACCAACGAGGCTCTTGAAAGTTACCTTTTCTCCATTAACACAATTACTCTCGATTATCGTCTCATATTCTCTCCAGTATTTTACAAGATGGAAGAAGACGAGTTTGTGAAGCGATACAATCTGGACGCGTCCGTCCTAGGAGATTTGGTACAGCGATATAAGCTGAACGTGTCCGTTCTGGGAGACCGAAATCGCGAGATCCTCCATGTGCCCTCTAACGACCAGTCCCAGGAACAGAAAACTATCACGAAGATATGGCAGCAGAAACGTGCTCTCGCTCATCACGTATACCTGGAGGAGTCGCAATTTGGCGAACTGCGGGCTATCAAGCAGGTGCATTGGAGAGATGTCAAGAGGGACCTGAGGGAGCTTCAGGTCATGAGACGAGTTACAGAGGTATATTAAAACGGTCACAGATTGCTATAATCTTGAACGGCAGCTGACACTCTCGATTCTACTCTAGGAACATGTCTTTTTTGTTCAATTCCTCGGATGGTTTTCGACTCCTGATTATATCTCCTTCGCGATGGAATATTGCTCCCTCGGCGATGTTTCCCAGTGCTTTCAAGATCCGGTTCCTGAAGTGATGGCTCGTAATATCTGTGGACAATTACTGGAAGGACTAGAAAAATTGCACGAGATGGGGATTACGCATCGGGATATAAAGCCTCAAGTACGTTCTTCATGCGGTTATTGTGATGCTCATCTGACCTGTCTCAATAGAACGTAATGGTAGTGCAGAAGGACCCAATATGGGTAAAGATCGGTGACTTCGGAATCAGCAAGCGCATCATAGAAGGTGAAACCAAAACCGACCTAAGAACTCGTGCTGGTACAGAAGGGTATAAAGCCCCGGAAGTGCTTCAGCTACTAGACGAAGACAAAGAAGATTCGAGTTACACATGTGCCGTTGATATATGGTCCTTGGGGTGCTTCCTCTATTACATTCTCACGAAGACAACCCCATTCCAGACGGACTCGATGCTTCGTGACTATTGCCGGGGCCGTATCGAATTCCCCGAAACATCACTTACTGATCGAGGAGTGTCCCGGTCCGGCAGACAGTTTATTAAAAACCTCATggctcttcatcctcatgaCCGACCGCAAGCTTCAAAGGACCTGGTTTCTGATTGGGATATTACTGAGGAAAATAAAACCTCCGAGACTGATAGCTTGCAAGGAACGAGCCGCGAGGTAATAAGGCTGGGAAAACGGCCGGAGTATGTCATGAATCAACCGTCCATCAATATCAATGGAAACGTGCCACTTTATATTCAACCTCAACCCAATAGTGTCAACGTCGACGACGAAATGGTACGGACGCGTCCCCCACTCATAAATATATTCGATACTAAGAATTTCTATTAGAACTATCAATCTTCAGAGTTGTGGCTTATGATGAAAGACACCGATGCAGACATAGGAAGAATACGGTCGTTACTTGAGTCTGGAGCCAACCCAAATAAGTTTCGAGATGGACATACAGCCCTACACAACGCGGCAGAGCGAGGGTCTACAAGATGCATGGAGCTCCTAATTACATACGGGGCGAACGTGCACTTGAAAACCAGATCACACCAGGAGACAGCCTTGCACCTAGCCACGTACAATAGCGACATTTCGAAACTACGATCGCTTCTCAAGCAACGAGCCGACGTCGATGCTCAAAACGCGGATGGAGATACTACACTACACTTAGCCATCCTTAGGTTTTTCACAACGGAAGCAATGGAACTACTCCTCAGCAACGGAGCATCCACGGAGATTAAAGGCCGAAATGGATATACACCGCTGCAGTATGCAATTAGTCTAGACCTGGAAGACAAAGCCAGATTACTCCTGGATCACAGTGCTAGTCCAAATGCGCAGGATAAGCGGGGACGCACACCGCTGCATCAGGCTATCGTGTCTGATAAGTTGACTTTAGCATTTATCAAGAGGCTAGTGGAGGCGGGAGCCAATATTGACCAGAGAGACAAGAGCAAGCGCAGCCCATTATATGAGGCAGCAAAATGCAACAGACGTGACATTATGCATTATCTTATTGACAGCGGTGCGAGTCGTGAGATTGGTTCTTCTGGAATGCAGAGACGATTACAATGGGTGCAATTTTGGAGGGACCTCCCGTGGCCGTTCGGGGGTTGATTTGAGGTTTATGTTTACCATCGTCGAGGTACAATACAGAATAATATAGAATTGTGACTGTTGCTTCCATATATAACGTACCCCAcgtgcgaatgtaacacaaaATTGCTCCGACGCGACTTCCGACTTCCACCACAAATATCACCACACCCAAggatgcctcagaaacatgataaAAGCCAAGTAttattggcccttcaagctatgcaaaatgacaaAAATTTactggcaggatctatcacgtggatcatgtgaagcttagttGCCGCCAGAGTGGCATgcaatcacgatgcaatatatcagccaattcacggaggctcactgatctagaggaatcaacgatTGTTGGatacatacttgatctagattccaaagggtttcctcctcagttgtctggtgtggaagatatggccaaccgactactcacaacgcgcaATGCAAGATGTGTTGGGGTAAAttgggctagcacctttgtcaaacaGCACCTAGAGCTCACGACTCGTTTTCATCAGAAATATGACTATTAGAGAGCTCTATGTGAAGACCCAGAAGCTATTCATCATCGGTTTACGCTTGTTTGAAACATAATCGCAAAGTATGGCATCctggaagcagatatctataacttcaatgaaactgggtttcaaatgggagtgatcttgactacaatggttgtcactAGCTCTGAATGACATGGCAAAGCAAAAATGAAGCAGCCTGGCAATTGCAAATGGGTCACAGTCATCCAGGGTGTTAATGCTCATGGCTGGGTGATCCCACCatacatcatcatcaagggtcaatatcaccttctttcttggtatcagaATAGCCAACTACCAATGGATTGGGTTATCGCTACATCAGAAAACGGTTAGATAATGAATTAACTGGGTTTGGAATAGATCAAGCACTTTGATGAATACATAAGGGCCCAAACAATTGGTCGTTATTGTCTCctgattcttgatggccGAGAATCACCACTCAACTGACTTTGAGCTTTATTGCAAAGATAATAACATTATTATACTTTGCATGCCTGTGCATTCATCCCATATCCTCCAACCACTTGATGTTTGATACTTCagccctttgaagattgcttaTGGTAAGCATATTGAAGGGCTGATGCAGGCGCATGTTACCCATatcaccaaagaagatttctttcctgtGTTTTACGCCGCGTACCAAGCCACCATGACAGAAAAAAATATTGAAGGTGGCTTTCAAGGAGCTGGCCTTATCCCTTTTGACCCTGAGAGGGTAATATCAAAGCTTGATGTCCAGCTTAAAAagccaacaccatcaaattAGCGACTGAGTAACTCCCATAGCTGGGTCTCTAAAACACCGAATAACCCAATTGAGgcatcatcccagacaaaccTTATCAAAAGCTGAATCtctcatcaccaagataGCTCTCCAACATTAATCTTGAACGctgttgacatcctcatGAAAGGCACGACAAGGATAAtataagatggatttgatggtaGTAGAGATTCATAATCTTCAGGCGGCGAACGAGGCCCTTGCCaatgccaaaaaaaaaaaaaaaagtcaaaggaaaggagggttgCTTTCCATACAagaagctcaggaattaggggattAAATGGTGATTGAGGTacaactaaaggaggaaacacgcattgGGGCTGGTCAACGACtgcggactgagacacgcgcgcggcgctgtgaCAATTGcagaaaggccggacacaatgcacgttcctgtcagatagtaacAGAAATGTCTGAGGAAGGTGATTCTGAATAGTTTTAATGGAGTTTTAggtgcattggtggaaatgttggGGTTaaagtcgcggcggagcgatttcgtgtgaCATTTAGCGTATGCaaaattttcttcatttcttggCGCGATTTCGCGCCAAACATACACATGTATACTCTCTAGTTCATTTACCCCGTTAGACACACAATTTAAAGAGCTCAAGTTGCCTAATTTGTCCAATCTGAAGCTATTCAAACACCTGATATTCTCTATCAGCCATGCCACCCAAGCGAGCCTCCCGAACACCGCAGCCAGCCCCCCAACGCGTATATGACCTTCGGAAAACGCACATTCCTCGCATATCCCCCCCTCCGGAGGAAGGCTATCAAGGGAGGA
This region of Aspergillus chevalieri M1 DNA, chromosome 4, nearly complete sequence genomic DNA includes:
- a CDS encoding uncharacterized protein (COG:G;~EggNog:ENOG410Q1Z0;~InterPro:IPR005829,IPR005828,IPR003663,IPR036259, IPR020846;~PFAM:PF00083,PF07690;~TransMembrane:11 (o31-50i62-80o86-105i117-139o151-171i253-277o283-305i314-334o349-370i382-402o422-440i);~go_component: GO:0016020 - membrane [Evidence IEA];~go_component: GO:0016021 - integral component of membrane [Evidence IEA];~go_function: GO:0022857 - transmembrane transporter activity [Evidence IEA];~go_process: GO:0055085 - transmembrane transport [Evidence IEA]), giving the protein MTVAEPSFINEFDLRTSSLGASEQADRVSNITSMVHIGSIPGALIAFVLCERIGMLWSMRQLCALWLAGVIIMITAGGRLCRIYGGRFVMGLGIGQAGIVAPTYLAEIAPRNVRGFLVCLFGMSEYIGIMIGYFSAWGASLHISNSSAKQWIIPQSIQIIVAGALLLLSHLCEESPRYLCKVGHDEKARTSLEKLWGLPGEHELISSEMDTIQRQLHIEQEQSNGLSWLSALRELFLVAANQKRLLFVISEQLVSQWSGANSITTYAPGLFALLGLTGQSEKLFTTAILGAVKLVASLLCAIFLIDHIGRKRSLVSGILIQQVSMLYVAIYLTMESFSADAESASMKRAAIGAIVFIYFTGVGWAMGFNAIQYLINAEVFPLRVRAIGTSLLMCFHYANRYGLSKAVPSMLLEDALQPKGTFWFFSVLTFLGLLWTLLFLPETAGRNLEETNELFV
- a CDS encoding uncharacterized protein (COG:T;~EggNog:ENOG410PQ9E;~InterPro:IPR000719,IPR011009;~go_function: GO:0004672 - protein kinase activity [Evidence IEA];~go_function: GO:0005524 - ATP binding [Evidence IEA];~go_process: GO:0006468 - protein phosphorylation [Evidence IEA]) — protein: MDPASFGLAVFSALDLCIKYGTELIKICREYRRFEEEIDEIVLVVEGLWVKTEVQLDSLRVLWNTLHKTLQSHYFDALQRLERKTLAAVQTIQHVKELAAPDASSLRKVKAIYIKRHLKEAVADLEDWQRRFDPSWYLITRIASPVIDKQLRDGLPGNNSSTIRLKRIREAIKEVSSIGSSHAGSVFMNTSHIVGSAHEIPGTNTTIASYGNVARTVLLDRTDYGPLTEAMTAKTYVRDVARLLLNVEPMTFGLLKCEGVIELPDENNKSQFQFILEVPKGLSSPRTLRSILAEAPRCSLSHRIQLAKQLARSVMFVHTSGFVHKNIRPETILVFADGSNRLGPSFLSGFERIRPSGAATEKSGDLVWQKNFYRHPTRQGLWPEDYYNMQHDIYSLGVCLLELALWWSFVQYDGDTAIPCSELDITAAISDKDPRRGAFAIKKKLVAMAEHRLPSSMGDRYTDLTVACLTCLDNGESNTFGYDVKDEDGIVVGVRYIEKVVPVCYLRGFRLMNSQVLLQIEEICI
- a CDS encoding ankyrin repeat domain-containing protein (COG:M;~EggNog:ENOG410PWFS;~InterPro:IPR002110,IPR036770,IPR020683;~PFAM:PF13857,PF12796,PF00023,PF13637,PF13606;~go_function: GO:0005515 - protein binding [Evidence IEA]), with the translated sequence MLRDYCRGRIEFPETSLTDRGVSRSGRQFIKNLMALHPHDRPQASKDLVSDWDITEENKTSETDSLQGTSREVIRLGKRPEYVMNQPSININGNVPLYIQPQPNSVNVDDEMNYQSSELWLMMKDTDADIGRIRSLLESGANPNKFRDGHTALHNAAERGSTRCMELLITYGANVHLKTRSHQETALHLATYNSDISKLRSLLKQRADVDAQNADGDTTLHLAILRFFTTEAMELLLSNGASTEIKGRNGYTPLQYAISLDLEDKARLLLDHSASPNAQDKRGRTPLHQAIVSDKLTLAFIKRLVEAGANIDQRDKSKRSPLYEAAKCNRRDIMHYLIDSGASREIGSSGMQRRLQWVQFWRDLPWPFGG